A window of Candidatus Poribacteria bacterium genomic DNA:
GAGGTGAAACAAAAATGAAAATTGTCGTAGTCTGCTGGGGATCAACGGGAGATGTTTATCCGGTTTTAGCACTCTCGGAACGTTTACTTGAAAGAGGACATCAGGTACGTGTCTGTTCACCAGCACTCTATAGAGACAAGATACTTGAGATCGGCGCGGAATACTATGAAATAGGCGTTGCTTTTGATTTGGCGGAATTTCACGCGGCGATGGATGCTATTATCCCGAAGCGCGACCCGACCGCGATGCTGCGGCTGATCGTGGAAGAAGGCATCGTGCGTCGCGGTGGAAAGTGGTATCAGGATTGCTTGACCGCTATGAAAGGGTTTGATATAGCGATCTGTCATTCAGTGGATATTCCCGGACAGGAGGCTGCGATTCGGACCGGGATTCCGTGGATTACTGTGACGTATTGTCCGGGTTTCATCAAATCCTTAGACTTCGCGCCTTATCCGCTTCCGAATTGGGGACGTATCTGCAACGCTATTGCGTGGAAATTGGCGCAACTCCGTCTTGCCTCAAGTATAGATACACTCTTCAATCAATTTATTGCGTCAGTCGGCGGAGAGCCGAGGCGGACAGTGGCGTTAGAGGGAATGTATTCACCACATCTGAACCTCATTGCCGCATCCCCAACACTCTGTCCACCCGTTGATTTCTCCCCGAATCACAAATTCACAGGGGTATGGCACCTCGCGTCGCCTTCGTATACTGCCCCCTCTGAACTCGTCAATTTTTTAGCAGAGGGTCCACCACCCGTTATTATTTCGTTCGGCTCTATGGGAGGCTCAAACGGGCGTGAGACAACAGAAATCTTGGTCGATGCTGTTAGAAAAATAAAACAACGTGCGATCCTCCAAGCCGGATGGGGGCAACTCGGAACTAAAGATGCCCTACCGGACATCTTCTGCACAGAGTATGTGCCACACCAATGGCTGTTTCCGAAAGGGTGTTGCGTTGTCCATCACGGTGGAGCCGGAACGACGGCATCCGTATGTCGTGCCAAAGTGCCTTCTGTCGTTGTAGCACACCACGCCGACCAACCGTATTGGGGGAAACGCCTATCTGACTTAGGGGTGGCACCGCGGCATCTGTACCGTCGAAACCTCACCGCCAAGCGTTTGGCAGAACGGATCCAGCAAGTCTTGGAAACGCCTGCGATGAC
This region includes:
- a CDS encoding glycosyltransferase, translating into MKIVVVCWGSTGDVYPVLALSERLLERGHQVRVCSPALYRDKILEIGAEYYEIGVAFDLAEFHAAMDAIIPKRDPTAMLRLIVEEGIVRRGGKWYQDCLTAMKGFDIAICHSVDIPGQEAAIRTGIPWITVTYCPGFIKSLDFAPYPLPNWGRICNAIAWKLAQLRLASSIDTLFNQFIASVGGEPRRTVALEGMYSPHLNLIAASPTLCPPVDFSPNHKFTGVWHLASPSYTAPSELVNFLAEGPPPVIISFGSMGGSNGRETTEILVDAVRKIKQRAILQAGWGQLGTKDALPDIFCTEYVPHQWLFPKGCCVVHHGGAGTTASVCRAKVPSVVVAHHADQPYWGKRLSDLGVAPRHLYRRNLTAKRLAERIQQVLETPAMTTRAQVLGEQMETEDGLTAAVEIIESF